A single window of Nicotiana tomentosiformis chromosome 1, ASM39032v3, whole genome shotgun sequence DNA harbors:
- the LOC104114083 gene encoding dnaJ protein homolog 2-like has protein sequence MFGRAPRRSDNSKYYEVLGVSKSASQDELKKAYRKAAIRNHPDKGGDPEKFKGLAQAYDVLSDPEKRDIYDQYGEDALKEGMGSSGGGVHSHFDIFESFFGGGSFGGGSSRFRASRQKQGEDVVHTLRVSLEDLYNGTTKKLSLSRNRLCSKCNGKGSKSGASGRCYGCQGTGMRVTTRQIAPGMIQQMQHVCPECRGSGEVISERDRCSQCKGNKVSQEKKALEVNVEKGMQHNQKIVFEGEADEAPDTITGDIVFVLQQKDHSKFKRKFDDLYMEHTLTLTEALCGFQFVLTHLDGRQLLIKSNPGEVIKPDQYKAINDEGMPSYGRPFIKGRLYIHFNVDFPESGVLSPETCRGIGTILPARPGKGSSEMELDKCEETTMHNVNIEEEMRRKEKQRQQEAYDSDDDEPNVHRVACNQQ, from the exons ATGTTTGGACGGGCCCCAAGGAGAAGTGACAACTCCAAGTATTATGAGGTTCTTGGTGTATCAAAAAGTGCCAGTCAAGATGAGCTTAAGAAGGCATATAGGAAAGCTGCTATAAGAAATCACCCTGACAAGGGTGGTGACCCTGAGAAA TTCAAGGGGTTGGCTCAGGCATATGATGTTCTAAGTGATCCAGAGAAGAGAGACATTTATGATCAGTACGGTGAAGATGCACTTAAAGAAGGAATGGGAAGCAGCGGTGGCGGTGTTCACAGTCACTTTGACATATTTGAATCATTCTTTGGTGGTGGGTCCTTTGGGG GCGGCAGCAGCCGCTTCAGAGCTAGCAGACAGAAACAAGGTGAAGATGTAGTGCATACCCTTAGGGTTTCTCTGGAAGACTTGTATAATGGAACCACAAAGAAGCTCTCTCTTTCCCGGAATAGATTGTGTTCCAAGTGTAACGG GAAAGGTTCAAAGAGTGGAGCATCTGGGAGATGTTATGGATGTCAAGGTACTGGAATGCGTGTCACAACAAGACAGATTGCTCCAGGAATGATCCAACAGATGCAACATGTTTGTCCTGAATGCCGAGGCTCAG GAGAGGTTATCAGTGAGAGGGACAGGTGCTCACAGTGcaaaggaaacaaagtttcacaagaaaagaaggcgCTGGAAGTAAATGTAGAGAAAGGAATGCAACATAACCAGAAGATAGTTTTCGAAGGGGAAGCAGATGAAGCT CCTGATACCATCACTGGAGATATTGTCTTTGTTCTACAACAGAAGGACCACTCAAAGTTTAAGCGGAAGTTTGATGATCTTTATATGGAACACACACTTACTTTGACTGAAGCTCTTTGTGGCTTTCAATTTGTCCTCACTCATCTTGATGGGAGGCAGCTTTTAATCAAATCAAACCCTGGAGAAGTCATAAAACCTG ATCAATACAAGGCAATAAATGATGAAGGCATGCCCAGTTATGGCAGGCCTTTCATTAAGGGTCGGCTTTATATCCATTTCAATGTGGATTTTCCAGAATCAGGGGTTCTTTCCCCTGAGACATGCCGCGGCATAGGGACTATTCTACCGGCAAGACCAGGGAAGGGTTCATCGGAAATGGAGTTGGATAAGTGTGAAGAAACTACCATGCACAATGTGAACATCGAGGAAGAAATGAGGCGCAAGGAGAAGCAACGACAGCAAGAGGCTTATGACTCGGATGATGATGAGCCGAACGTACATCGTGTGGCCTGTAACCAGCAATAG